The genome window CGCCTGCGCTCGCGACAGGCCCGCGGCCCGCGACACCAGCACGTCCAGCCGCTCCCCGGGGCGATCGGCCGTTACCCGGACCTGCTCAGCCGCTCTCGCCACCGGAAGGCTTGTCCTCGCCGCGATGCCCCTCGCGCAGCACGAAGAAGCCCACGATGATCACCAGCCCGACCACGATCGACGAGTCGGCCACGTTGAAAGCGGGATAGTGCGGGAAGTGCACGAAGTCCGTGACCTCACCGAAGCGCAGGCGGTCCATGAGGTTGCCAATCGCCCCGCCGAGCTGCAGGCCCAGGGCCGCGCGCAGCAGGCCGTGCTCCAGCGGTGGGAACGCGTAGTAGAAGATGATCGCCCCCATGCCCAGAAAGGCCGTGATCGTCAGGAATACGCCCTGCCCCTGCAGGATGCCGAACGCTGCGCCCGTGTTCGTGACGTGCGTTATCTTTACGAGCCAGTCGTCGCTCGGCCACGACTCCCCTAACGACAGGTTGGCGCGGATAACAGACTTCGTGAGCTGATCGAACCCCAGCACCGCCGCCGCAATCAGAAAAAACGGCAGGTCGCGCTTCGCCCTGGCCACAAGCCAGCCGGAGCCGCCTTCACCGCCGCGGCGCTGCTCGATCCCCTGCTCCACTGAGGACATCAAGGCGAGTGTAGCATCCGGGAGCCGGGCTTTCGGACATTCTGGCATCGCGGAACAGGTGGCTTTCGCGCACTCCGGCCGTCATGCCGGGATGCGCGAATGCGCGAAAGCCCGAACCTGCTAGACTGGCGCCGGATTAAGTACTGCGGAGGTGGCGCAGGCGATGTCAATCTTCACGCGCAGGACTGCCGACCGGGAGAAGTGGGGCGACCGCCTTCCGCCCGGACAGAAAGACACCGGCGACGGCTGGCCCGTCCTCCACTACGGCGGCATTCCCCGCGTCGACACCGAAAGCTGGCGCTTCGAGGTCGGCGGCCTTGTCGAGGAGCCCCTCGTCTTCACCTGGCGGGAGTTCATGTCCCTGCCCCAGAGCCGCGTCCGCTCCGACATCCACTGCGTAACGGCGTGGAGCAAGTTCGACAACGACTGGGAGGGCGTGCTGTTCAAGGACGTCTTCGCCCACATAAAGCCGAAGGAGAACGCCAGGCACGTCATGGTGCACTCCTATGGCGGCTACACCACCAACGTCCCCCTTTCCGACCTCCTCCGCGACGACGTCATCTTCGCCCACAGCCACAACGGCCAGCCGCTGACCAAGGATCATGGCTGGCCCCTGCGTCTCGTCGTCCCGCACCTCTATTTCTGGAAGAGCGCCAAGTGGGTGCGCGGCCTCGTGTTCATGGACCAGGAAAAGCCCGGCTTCTGGGAGATGTACGGCTACCACATCCGCGGCGACCCCTGGAAGGAAGAGCGCTACTCCTAGCCCTCCGTCATA of Dehalococcoidia bacterium contains these proteins:
- the lspA gene encoding signal peptidase II, translated to MSSVEQGIEQRRGGEGGSGWLVARAKRDLPFFLIAAAVLGFDQLTKSVIRANLSLGESWPSDDWLVKITHVTNTGAAFGILQGQGVFLTITAFLGMGAIIFYYAFPPLEHGLLRAALGLQLGGAIGNLMDRLRFGEVTDFVHFPHYPAFNVADSSIVVGLVIIVGFFVLREGHRGEDKPSGGESG
- a CDS encoding sulfite oxidase-like oxidoreductase gives rise to the protein MSIFTRRTADREKWGDRLPPGQKDTGDGWPVLHYGGIPRVDTESWRFEVGGLVEEPLVFTWREFMSLPQSRVRSDIHCVTAWSKFDNDWEGVLFKDVFAHIKPKENARHVMVHSYGGYTTNVPLSDLLRDDVIFAHSHNGQPLTKDHGWPLRLVVPHLYFWKSAKWVRGLVFMDQEKPGFWEMYGYHIRGDPWKEERYS